GTTTCAAAAAAAGCAGAGTCGACTTTCAGGATCTCATGTATCAAACGGTAAGAGTTAAGGGTGCTCCCAATACCCAGGAAAACCAGATACCTACCGGAATAGAGGTGGGATTGGGAGTTCGTCCGGCAGCGGTACAAAAGCTTTTCTTCCCGGGTGATGCCTATGAAACAGGAAACCCACTGGACATAGCTATCGAAGGCGATGGGTTTTTCCAGGTTTTACTTGCTGATGGCACCATAGGGTACACAAGAGACGGTTCTTTCAAGCTGGATGCCCAGGGAAGAATAGTCACCAGCGATGGGTTCCCGCTTGAGCCGCCGATTACCGTACCCCAGGATGCTGAATCAATCACTATCGGCCAGGATGGTACAGTAACTGCAAAGATTGCTGGAGAAACAGAGCCGCAAGAGTTAGGAGTTATCGAGCTGGCACGCTTTATCAACCCGGCAGGGTTACAAAGTATCGGGCGTAATCTGTATGTTGCGACTGTGGCCTCAGGTGAACCGCAAGTAGGTACTCCGGGTTTCGACGGATTAGGAACTCTGGCCCAGGGCTTCTTGGAGACTTCCAATGTTCAAGTAGTGGAAGAAATGGTTCGCATGATCAGCGCACAGCGTGCCTATGAGATCAATTCCAAGGCTATAAGTGTTGCCGATGAAATGATGAGCATTGCTAACAACATGAAGCGATGAGGAAAGAATATTTTAGTGTAGCAATCGCGATAATTGCGGTCTTTTTCTTACCTGTTTCTCTTTGGGGGCTGACCTTAGAGGTTTATCTGGAACCGCAGGTCAGCTTGAGTCAGGAAAATATTACCCTGGGAGATATTGCACGGATTTCCTATCCACTCCCTGAGGGAGAAAAAGTGGCTGAGCTGACCGAGCTGGGTATGCTTTCTCCATCACAACCTGAGCGCGTAAT
This portion of the Thermatribacter velox genome encodes:
- the flgG gene encoding flagellar basal-body rod protein FlgG, coding for MRALWTAATGMQAKQLDIDVIANNLANINTTGFKKSRVDFQDLMYQTVRVKGAPNTQENQIPTGIEVGLGVRPAAVQKLFFPGDAYETGNPLDIAIEGDGFFQVLLADGTIGYTRDGSFKLDAQGRIVTSDGFPLEPPITVPQDAESITIGQDGTVTAKIAGETEPQELGVIELARFINPAGLQSIGRNLYVATVASGEPQVGTPGFDGLGTLAQGFLETSNVQVVEEMVRMISAQRAYEINSKAISVADEMMSIANNMKR